A part of Hydrogenobacter sp. T-8 genomic DNA contains:
- the ileS gene encoding isoleucine--tRNA ligase has protein sequence MRNYAETLNLPKTDFPMKANLPEREPQILQKWQGLYRKLWERNKDKPLFVLHDGPPYANGHIHIGHALNKVLKDLIVKYRLLTGYNVDFVPGWDCHGLPIEQQVEKELKEKKLSKEELGKVEFRRLCRAYAERFIKVQKEEFIRLGVLADWENPYITMDPAYQAQEVRELGRVFSRGLVIKSKKPVYWCIYDKTAEAEAEVEYYEKEDPSIYVKFPLRDQPKTYLLIWTTTPWTLPANLGVMVGEDYEYVFFKSGEETYILAKELLESVKSLTGINGEVIRQVRGSELVGLEYFAPYGGRVNKVYPSEFVELSTGTGLVHMAPGHGREDYLVGLRYGLEPFAPVDDEGRFTQEAPEFIRGKRVFEANPLIIEDLRARSLLLWEGKMRHSYPHCWRCKNPVIFRATPQWFISMSGQVDGKSFREKCLEEIEKVQWIPPYGKNRIGSMVENRPDWCISRQRFWGVPITVFYCKNCGHVVSDLEVFERIANMIETSPEGADLWFEKSPEELLPEGYTCPSCGSREFIKEEDILDVWFDSGSSHAQVLRKRGIQKADLYLEGSDQHRGWFQASLLESVASYGEAPYKAVLTHGFTVDEKGRKMSKSLGNVVSPQEVIKQYGADVLRLWVVSEDYTEDVRLGKGIIQRLVEDYKKIRNTIRFLLGNLYDFEPSEAVPYEELHHFDRWMLSYLQKLLQEVHKHYQEYAFHRVYHLVRNFCSVELSSLYLDVLKDRLYVYAPNSWERRSAQTVLYALAEALITSIAPFLSFTAEEAWEHLRKTNPELPESVFMHHMPQGKEELIDEQLFKDYEYLIRLRGDVMKAIEIARRDKAVNHPYEAQVFLWGKGLEIAREYEDYLKYFFTVSAVKFSEGGSYVIEGEEVKGIRVGVSPAEGKKCPRCWLYYPEEEFEGEVCKRCAGVLQEV, from the coding sequence ATGCGAAACTACGCAGAAACCTTAAACCTTCCAAAGACGGATTTTCCAATGAAGGCAAACCTGCCAGAGAGAGAGCCTCAAATACTTCAGAAGTGGCAGGGGCTATACAGAAAGCTCTGGGAGAGAAACAAGGACAAACCCCTTTTTGTGCTACATGATGGACCACCTTATGCTAACGGGCATATTCATATAGGGCATGCTCTCAACAAAGTCCTTAAAGACCTTATTGTCAAATATAGGCTTTTGACAGGATACAATGTGGACTTTGTGCCTGGTTGGGATTGTCATGGACTGCCTATAGAACAGCAGGTGGAAAAGGAGCTAAAGGAGAAAAAGCTCTCCAAGGAAGAGCTTGGTAAGGTGGAGTTTAGAAGGCTTTGTAGAGCTTATGCGGAGAGGTTTATAAAGGTTCAAAAGGAAGAGTTTATAAGGCTTGGTGTCCTTGCGGACTGGGAAAATCCTTACATAACCATGGACCCTGCCTATCAGGCACAAGAAGTAAGGGAATTAGGAAGGGTCTTCAGTAGGGGCTTGGTCATAAAGAGCAAAAAACCCGTCTATTGGTGTATATATGACAAAACCGCAGAGGCGGAGGCGGAAGTAGAATACTACGAGAAGGAAGACCCAAGCATATATGTGAAGTTTCCACTAAGGGACCAGCCAAAAACATACCTGCTTATATGGACTACCACTCCTTGGACTTTGCCTGCCAACCTTGGCGTTATGGTGGGAGAGGACTACGAGTATGTCTTTTTCAAGTCTGGAGAAGAGACCTACATATTGGCAAAGGAGTTATTAGAAAGTGTCAAGTCTCTTACGGGTATAAACGGAGAGGTTATAAGGCAGGTAAGGGGGTCTGAGCTTGTGGGTCTTGAGTATTTTGCACCCTATGGGGGCAGGGTAAACAAGGTCTACCCCTCGGAGTTTGTGGAGCTATCTACAGGAACAGGTCTTGTTCATATGGCACCGGGTCATGGTAGGGAGGACTATTTGGTGGGTCTTAGGTATGGGCTTGAGCCCTTTGCACCCGTGGATGACGAGGGTAGGTTTACCCAAGAAGCACCAGAGTTTATAAGGGGCAAGAGGGTCTTTGAGGCAAATCCTCTCATAATAGAAGACCTGAGGGCAAGAAGTCTGCTGCTTTGGGAAGGCAAGATGAGGCACTCCTATCCTCACTGTTGGAGATGCAAAAATCCTGTCATATTTAGGGCAACGCCTCAATGGTTTATAAGCATGTCAGGTCAGGTTGATGGTAAGAGTTTTAGAGAAAAGTGCCTTGAGGAGATAGAAAAAGTTCAATGGATTCCACCCTACGGTAAAAACCGCATAGGGTCTATGGTAGAAAACAGACCAGATTGGTGTATATCTCGTCAAAGGTTCTGGGGTGTGCCTATAACGGTCTTTTATTGTAAAAACTGCGGGCATGTGGTCTCTGACTTAGAGGTATTTGAGAGGATAGCTAATATGATAGAGACTTCTCCGGAGGGAGCTGACCTTTGGTTTGAGAAGTCTCCAGAGGAGCTCCTGCCAGAGGGCTATACCTGTCCTTCCTGTGGCTCAAGGGAGTTTATAAAGGAAGAGGATATTCTGGATGTGTGGTTTGACTCTGGCTCTTCTCACGCACAGGTTTTGAGAAAGAGGGGCATTCAGAAGGCAGACCTCTACCTTGAGGGTTCGGACCAGCATAGGGGATGGTTTCAGGCATCTTTGCTTGAGTCCGTTGCCAGCTACGGAGAAGCACCCTACAAGGCGGTCCTTACCCATGGCTTTACGGTGGATGAAAAGGGCAGAAAAATGTCCAAGTCCTTAGGAAACGTGGTCTCACCTCAGGAGGTCATAAAGCAATACGGTGCGGACGTGCTTAGGCTTTGGGTGGTATCCGAGGACTACACGGAGGATGTGAGGCTCGGAAAGGGCATAATCCAAAGACTTGTTGAGGACTATAAGAAGATAAGAAACACTATAAGGTTCTTGCTAGGAAACCTTTATGACTTTGAACCCTCAGAGGCAGTGCCCTACGAGGAACTTCACCACTTTGACCGTTGGATGCTTTCATACCTGCAGAAACTTCTCCAAGAGGTTCATAAGCATTACCAAGAATACGCCTTTCATAGGGTCTATCACTTAGTAAGAAACTTCTGCTCTGTGGAGCTTTCGAGCCTGTATCTTGATGTTTTAAAGGATAGGCTCTACGTTTATGCTCCAAACAGCTGGGAAAGAAGGTCTGCTCAAACAGTCCTTTATGCCTTGGCGGAAGCCCTCATTACTTCAATCGCACCCTTTCTTAGCTTTACCGCAGAGGAGGCTTGGGAGCACCTAAGGAAGACAAACCCAGAGCTTCCAGAAAGCGTCTTTATGCACCACATGCCTCAAGGAAAAGAAGAGCTAATTGATGAGCAACTCTTCAAGGACTACGAGTATCTAATAAGGCTAAGAGGGGATGTGATGAAGGCGATAGAAATAGCAAGAAGGGACAAGGCGGTAAACCACCCATACGAAGCTCAAGTCTTTCTGTGGGGAAAAGGCTTGGAAATTGCGAGAGAATATGAAGACTACCTTAAGTATTTCTTTACTGTGAGTGCAGTTAAGTTTTCAGAGGGTGGTAGTTATGTTATAGAGGGTGAGGAGGTAAAGGGTATAAGAGTGGGCGTGTCTCCTGCGGAAGGTAAGAAATGTCCAAGATGCTGGCTATACTACCCAGAGGAAGAGTTTGAGGGAGAAGTATGCAAAAGATGTGCAGGAGTGCTACAAGAGGTATAA
- a CDS encoding DHH family phosphoesterase, producing MFEQSIPLIELLKREEGPILIASHENPDADTLGSALALYLFLKKKGKKVIVGCKDKVPHFLDFLPGAGDVVPLPVNEVFSLAIVVDASGFYRVNSEVRAFKRARIDHHIGGEFYGEYDYIDPSAPSTTALVYRLICQWDRSAIDKDIAQNLYAGLATDTGFFKYSNTNAETFQLAKELVELGAEPHWTYVNFAERESLNKMRLISKVLDTLSLHEDGLVAGITIFDRFFKETGCEYSDSEGLVGYPRSLEGVEVAYAIIEKPDEGVWKVSLRSKGKVDVAKIAEALGGGGHKYASGCKIKADSYESALEKLLSAIREGLEREGLIKHAVSQTT from the coding sequence ATGTTTGAACAAAGCATACCACTAATAGAGCTTTTAAAAAGGGAAGAAGGCCCTATCCTCATAGCCAGCCATGAAAACCCAGATGCGGACACATTGGGAAGTGCCCTTGCCTTATACCTTTTTCTAAAGAAAAAGGGTAAGAAGGTTATTGTGGGTTGTAAGGATAAAGTGCCACACTTTTTAGACTTTCTGCCGGGAGCCGGTGATGTAGTCCCGCTTCCAGTTAACGAAGTCTTTAGCCTTGCCATCGTAGTGGATGCCAGTGGCTTCTACAGGGTTAACTCAGAGGTGAGAGCTTTCAAGAGGGCAAGGATAGACCACCACATAGGCGGAGAGTTCTATGGAGAGTATGACTACATAGACCCGTCCGCACCATCCACCACAGCCCTTGTTTACAGACTAATCTGTCAGTGGGATAGGTCTGCCATAGACAAGGATATAGCACAAAACCTCTATGCTGGGCTTGCCACAGACACGGGCTTTTTTAAATATTCTAACACCAACGCAGAAACCTTCCAACTGGCAAAGGAGCTTGTAGAGCTTGGAGCTGAACCTCATTGGACTTATGTGAACTTTGCGGAAAGAGAGAGCTTAAACAAGATGAGGCTGATATCAAAGGTGCTTGACACCCTATCACTTCATGAAGATGGTCTTGTTGCAGGTATAACCATATTTGACAGGTTCTTTAAAGAAACTGGTTGTGAGTATTCAGACAGCGAAGGACTTGTGGGTTATCCCAGGTCTCTGGAAGGAGTGGAAGTGGCTTACGCCATTATAGAAAAGCCTGACGAAGGTGTGTGGAAGGTTTCCCTTAGGTCCAAGGGAAAAGTGGATGTGGCGAAGATAGCGGAAGCTCTTGGTGGTGGAGGGCACAAGTATGCATCTGGTTGTAAGATTAAGGCTGATAGCTATGAATCTGCTCTTGAAAAGCTCCTTAGTGCCATAAGAGAAGGGCTTGAAAGGGAAGGTTTAATAAAGCATGCTGTAAGCCAGACCACCTAA
- a CDS encoding YdcF family protein, whose protein sequence is MSFFLKKLLSLILLPPTLFIILFLIIAVISKRRVVSLLAFFGAFGLYLLSVEPVKDMLYKPLEEAYPVPREVQADALVVLGGGSYNTGILKEDSMKRLLTGFILHKRYGLPIILSGGASIGKLPEAEVMKQVLEELGVDKKEIITEVRSRDTFENAKYVKEICKERNFKKIVLITSAYHMRRAVETFRRAGLETIPYPTDFKQDKSYNLYSFIPRMSVLNDSYKALREHLGGLAYSMLY, encoded by the coding sequence ATGAGTTTTTTCCTCAAAAAGCTCCTAAGTCTCATCCTCCTACCTCCAACGCTTTTTATTATTCTTTTTCTCATTATAGCGGTCATTTCCAAGAGAAGGGTCGTCAGTTTGCTCGCCTTCTTTGGTGCATTCGGGCTTTATCTGTTGTCAGTAGAACCAGTAAAGGACATGCTATACAAACCTTTGGAAGAAGCCTATCCTGTTCCAAGGGAAGTGCAGGCGGATGCCCTTGTAGTTCTGGGAGGTGGCTCTTACAATACGGGTATTCTCAAGGAAGACTCAATGAAAAGGCTTCTAACAGGCTTCATACTTCACAAAAGATATGGATTGCCTATAATCCTCTCGGGCGGTGCAAGTATAGGAAAACTTCCCGAGGCTGAGGTGATGAAACAGGTTCTTGAAGAGCTTGGTGTAGACAAAAAGGAGATAATTACCGAAGTAAGAAGCAGAGATACCTTTGAAAACGCTAAGTATGTAAAAGAAATATGCAAAGAGAGAAACTTTAAGAAGATAGTTCTCATTACATCCGCATACCATATGCGTAGAGCTGTGGAAACCTTCAGGAGGGCAGGGCTGGAGACTATTCCATATCCTACAGATTTCAAACAAGACAAAAGCTACAACCTATACAGCTTTATTCCCAGAATGAGCGTCCTAAACGATAGCTACAAGGCTCTTAGAGAACACTTAGGTGGTCTGGCTTACAGCATGCTTTATTAA
- a CDS encoding ExbD/TolR family protein — translation MRRRRLGYDERTYIDVVPLVDTLLAVFLFLAVIAFQSPITFLAVKLPFAKEGEKISLEVFRVQVLKDGRYQVGGKDVSLEEIETLIQEKKPKTLVIEADEDTAHKFVVALMDIGKRNQVENVLIGVRTRR, via the coding sequence ATGAGAAGGAGGAGGCTCGGCTACGATGAGAGAACATACATAGATGTAGTTCCCTTAGTGGATACCCTCCTTGCGGTCTTTCTCTTTCTTGCGGTTATTGCCTTTCAATCCCCTATTACCTTTCTTGCGGTAAAGCTTCCCTTTGCAAAAGAGGGTGAGAAGATAAGCCTTGAGGTCTTTAGAGTTCAAGTTTTAAAAGATGGAAGGTATCAGGTGGGCGGTAAGGATGTTAGCCTTGAGGAGATAGAAACGCTTATTCAAGAGAAAAAGCCAAAGACATTAGTGATAGAAGCGGATGAGGATACCGCTCACAAGTTTGTGGTCGCTCTTATGGATATCGGTAAACGCAACCAAGTGGAGAACGTGCTTATAGGCGTTAGAACACGGAGATGA
- a CDS encoding MotA/TolQ/ExbB proton channel family protein, whose product MEGLFELFQKGGLAMYPLIFLSVVSWAVIVERVFHLRSSFYIGKSVRDLKPLIASGDIEGAIKLLSTESSFIANLLKDMLQGYRDGKVSKEDMIKVLDLELSLLAPRIEKNLPLLSTTASVAPLIGLFGTITGLIKVFSAFATANPEQAMVLLSKGISEALVAAATGLAVAIPALIAYWLFRIWGNSILDRIEFEIFEVLRMLR is encoded by the coding sequence ATGGAAGGACTTTTTGAGCTATTTCAGAAAGGTGGGCTTGCCATGTATCCTCTTATTTTTCTTTCTGTGGTCTCTTGGGCTGTGATAGTGGAACGCGTATTTCATCTTCGCTCTTCTTTCTACATAGGTAAGTCTGTAAGAGACCTAAAACCTCTTATTGCAAGCGGAGACATAGAAGGTGCGATAAAACTCCTTTCCACAGAAAGCTCCTTTATCGCAAACCTACTCAAGGACATGCTACAGGGATACAGAGATGGGAAGGTTAGTAAAGAAGATATGATAAAAGTCCTTGACCTTGAGCTTTCCCTTTTGGCGCCAAGGATTGAAAAGAACCTGCCATTGCTATCCACCACCGCAAGCGTTGCACCCCTCATTGGGCTTTTTGGCACTATCACCGGTCTTATAAAGGTTTTTTCCGCCTTTGCGACCGCAAATCCCGAGCAGGCAATGGTTCTCCTTTCAAAAGGTATAAGTGAAGCACTTGTGGCCGCAGCTACAGGTCTTGCGGTTGCCATACCAGCCCTTATTGCCTATTGGCTCTTTAGAATATGGGGAAACAGTATACTTGATAGGATAGAGTTTGAGATTTTTGAAGTTTTGAGGATGCTAAGATGA
- a CDS encoding tetratricopeptide repeat protein: protein MWKPIRLFSFLLLLSFVLAQQITKEFDINVELTGKVFEEKPKLIPPEKLPMLQTRELDLSSELLEPPKFMEFVPVKPVERGGGISCGEPRDALSYRLGVDYYLRGRYALAEEELSKVVLIPNSPFKPMAEYVLGLIAYSRDQKDKALELFRSSCQFSHIYQKPACEAYYALHFILRDSVPENRDELWQAVKAIKEGRVQEPNCSNVVFSQYCGYVADFVRGQENVLYKDSTSLRSAVVKYFSGDLRGAKETFSLYSAPSSPYREIALYYLALIEYREGKGEEAFRYASILESLNQRLTSELYALLSERDIYLSRLTYSITKNPNFLERAGIIAYNAGDYSLALLNFLEAGNVRYAVYSAIKMGDYIRVISLLENKKGKDREDYMWLLEALYWTNGDLNPVISEVSKLYPDLAREFSGWERFRRGDWLGALGFFEDPYYRAIALYNLKRYKEVISLLQGKTDQRSNILKARSALMMGDTKLARSFLTERSDEELYLLGMSYFLEGNYQKAVSFFGRVSDKSPLKAKALLRMGDAYYNAGNVEKAKESYYEVLKRYPDSEEAKQATLSLFEFSGKGVSDEELEKLLLDYMQREKNPQPEVIYQYASLLARKGDKRGAERELLKLLDTPLRFKAILKMAEMEEDPAKKLVLYYKVYKEAEPQEDRAKAREELIKLYTSARDTKSLADLLAEGDIQDKVRALGLYLALKDASSALSLSRELIKAGYRSRDFEKYLIDLYRQTGETDLIGYVIKSPDRSLRGEALFLLGLDSLKKGDKKKALENFVEISLNYKEEPYYNQAVLEGAKILIELGARRDASCLLERFDLNKSKPEEVNSYNKLRQGLPKCEVR from the coding sequence ATGTGGAAGCCCATAAGGCTCTTTAGTTTTTTGCTTTTGTTGTCCTTTGTCCTTGCCCAGCAGATAACCAAGGAGTTTGACATAAATGTGGAGCTTACAGGCAAGGTCTTTGAAGAAAAGCCCAAACTCATACCACCGGAAAAACTTCCTATGCTACAAACAAGGGAGCTTGACCTCTCTTCTGAGCTTCTTGAACCGCCAAAGTTTATGGAATTTGTTCCAGTCAAGCCTGTGGAAAGGGGCGGTGGAATAAGTTGTGGAGAGCCAAGGGATGCTCTTTCCTATAGGCTCGGGGTGGACTACTATCTAAGGGGTAGATACGCCTTAGCAGAGGAGGAGCTTTCAAAGGTTGTTCTTATCCCCAACTCTCCCTTTAAGCCTATGGCGGAGTATGTTTTAGGGCTTATAGCCTACTCAAGAGACCAGAAAGACAAAGCCCTTGAGCTCTTTAGGAGCTCCTGTCAGTTTTCCCACATATATCAGAAGCCTGCCTGCGAAGCTTACTATGCCTTGCATTTTATCCTTAGAGACTCTGTGCCAGAAAATAGGGATGAGCTCTGGCAGGCGGTAAAGGCTATCAAAGAGGGTAGAGTGCAAGAACCTAACTGTAGCAACGTGGTCTTTTCTCAGTATTGCGGTTATGTAGCGGATTTTGTGAGGGGACAAGAAAATGTCCTATACAAGGATAGCACTTCCCTTAGGTCTGCAGTAGTTAAGTATTTCTCTGGCGACCTACGTGGAGCAAAGGAGACCTTTTCCCTGTACTCTGCACCAAGCAGTCCCTATAGAGAAATAGCTCTCTATTATCTTGCACTTATAGAATACAGAGAAGGTAAAGGAGAGGAAGCCTTCAGATACGCAAGCATCTTAGAAAGCCTTAACCAAAGACTTACAAGTGAACTATACGCTCTTCTATCTGAGCGGGACATATACCTTTCGAGGCTTACGTATAGCATCACGAAGAATCCCAACTTTTTGGAGAGGGCAGGCATAATAGCCTACAATGCGGGAGACTATTCCCTTGCCCTTCTTAATTTTCTTGAGGCGGGGAACGTAAGGTATGCGGTTTATTCAGCGATTAAGATGGGAGATTACATAAGGGTTATAAGCCTTTTGGAAAACAAGAAGGGCAAGGACAGAGAAGACTACATGTGGCTTCTTGAAGCCCTCTATTGGACCAACGGGGACTTAAACCCTGTAATTTCTGAAGTATCAAAGCTTTACCCTGACCTCGCAAGAGAGTTCTCAGGTTGGGAGAGATTCAGGAGAGGAGATTGGCTTGGAGCTTTAGGCTTTTTTGAAGACCCATACTACAGGGCTATAGCCTTATACAACCTCAAGAGATACAAGGAGGTCATAAGCCTTCTTCAGGGGAAAACAGACCAGAGGTCAAACATTCTAAAGGCTCGCTCCGCACTCATGATGGGGGATACGAAACTGGCAAGGAGTTTTCTCACAGAAAGGTCGGACGAAGAGCTTTATCTACTGGGAATGTCCTACTTTTTAGAAGGCAATTATCAAAAAGCGGTGTCCTTCTTTGGAAGAGTTTCAGATAAAAGTCCACTAAAGGCAAAAGCCTTGCTTAGGATGGGTGATGCCTATTACAATGCTGGAAATGTAGAAAAGGCAAAGGAGAGCTATTACGAGGTTTTAAAGAGGTATCCAGATAGCGAGGAGGCTAAGCAGGCAACTCTGTCTCTGTTTGAGTTTTCTGGTAAGGGAGTAAGCGACGAAGAACTGGAAAAGCTCCTTCTGGATTACATGCAAAGGGAGAAAAACCCCCAGCCTGAGGTAATCTACCAGTATGCATCCCTCTTGGCAAGAAAGGGAGACAAAAGGGGAGCGGAAAGGGAGCTTTTAAAGCTTCTTGACACACCCCTTAGGTTTAAAGCCATACTTAAGATGGCGGAGATGGAAGAAGACCCTGCCAAAAAACTGGTGCTTTATTACAAGGTATACAAGGAGGCTGAGCCTCAGGAGGATAGGGCTAAGGCGAGAGAGGAGCTTATAAAGTTATACACTTCAGCAAGAGACACCAAAAGTCTTGCGGATTTGCTTGCGGAGGGAGACATCCAAGATAAGGTTAGGGCACTGGGTCTTTATCTTGCCTTAAAAGACGCATCCTCCGCCCTTTCTCTTTCTCGTGAGCTTATAAAGGCTGGCTATAGAAGTAGAGACTTTGAGAAGTATCTTATTGACCTATACAGACAGACAGGAGAGACGGATCTGATAGGCTATGTGATTAAAAGCCCGGACAGGAGCTTGCGAGGAGAGGCTCTTTTCCTTCTCGGTCTTGACAGTCTCAAAAAGGGTGATAAGAAAAAGGCTCTTGAAAACTTCGTAGAAATATCCCTTAACTACAAGGAAGAACCATACTACAATCAAGCTGTTTTGGAGGGTGCTAAAATACTTATAGAGTTGGGTGCGAGGAGAGATGCCAGCTGTTTGTTGGAGAGGTTTGACCTAAACAAGTCAAAACCAGAGGAGGTAAATTCATACAATAAGCTCAGACAAGGCTTACCAAAATGTGAGGTGAGGTGA
- the pspA gene encoding phosphoserine phosphatase PspA: MVRLYIIRHAESQWNPIGRYQGLLDPELSERGKAQAKRLGEHFQSIELHAIYSSPLKRTLQTAQEVAKAKGLEVIEDRRIIEIDHGAWSGLLVEEVQERFPEQFRQWLEEPHKVSFEGGESLQQVYERVKDFLEEIKEKHWEQAVAVVSHTVPIRAIYCALLKVDLSKFWSFGCDNASYSLAHMERDRNVIMRLNITCHLGDLYVEAHKAL; the protein is encoded by the coding sequence ATGGTAAGGCTATATATAATAAGACACGCAGAGAGCCAGTGGAACCCCATTGGCAGATATCAAGGGCTTCTTGACCCAGAGCTTTCAGAAAGGGGCAAAGCTCAAGCCAAAAGACTGGGAGAACACTTTCAAAGCATTGAGCTACATGCCATATACTCCTCTCCTTTGAAAAGAACCCTCCAGACCGCACAGGAGGTGGCAAAGGCAAAGGGGCTTGAGGTAATAGAGGATAGAAGGATTATAGAGATAGACCACGGTGCGTGGTCGGGGCTATTGGTGGAAGAAGTCCAAGAGAGGTTTCCAGAGCAGTTCAGACAGTGGCTTGAAGAGCCTCACAAGGTAAGCTTTGAAGGTGGCGAGAGCCTTCAGCAGGTATATGAGAGGGTAAAGGATTTTCTTGAGGAGATAAAGGAAAAACATTGGGAGCAGGCGGTGGCGGTGGTCTCACACACAGTGCCTATAAGAGCCATCTACTGTGCCCTTCTCAAAGTAGACCTTTCTAAGTTTTGGTCCTTTGGCTGTGATAATGCCAGCTATTCTCTGGCTCACATGGAAAGAGATAGGAATGTTATAATGAGGCTTAATATAACATGCCACTTAGGAGATTTGTATGTGGAAGCCCATAAGGCTCTTTAG
- a CDS encoding pyridoxal-phosphate-dependent aminotransferase family protein, whose protein sequence is MRRERIFTPGPVELPERVREVLGRQIIHHRTEEFKNAFLEVRELFKRLLDEPSDNFVFFASSGTGAMESAILSFFKEGDKVLVINGGKFGERWLKLAQHWGLRPIEYKVEWGKSADPERVRELLKENPECKGVLFQVSETSTGAYHPASEIGKVCKEFNALCVADAITALGVYNIKPSEWNLDVIVGGSQKGFLLPPGLSVLWFSERAKESLVDRAFYFSVKRELSKQKEGQTAWTPAISLILAMRESLLMLLEEGMEKVEKRHKALSEGTIRALETLGLRKFAENPSLSVSAIYSERSEDIRKELLKLGIRVAGGQDSLKGKIFRISHMGVDPKDGLMLIGMLEVVLKRLGFGVELGEGVKTYSRTIMEHKIW, encoded by the coding sequence ATGCGTCGTGAAAGAATTTTCACACCTGGTCCGGTAGAGCTTCCCGAAAGGGTAAGAGAAGTCCTCGGAAGGCAGATAATCCATCACAGGACAGAGGAGTTTAAAAATGCCTTTCTTGAGGTGAGAGAGCTCTTTAAAAGGCTTTTGGATGAGCCATCGGACAATTTCGTTTTCTTTGCCTCCTCCGGCACTGGGGCGATGGAATCTGCCATACTTAGCTTTTTCAAAGAGGGCGATAAGGTGCTTGTGATAAACGGTGGGAAGTTTGGCGAAAGGTGGCTAAAGCTCGCTCAACATTGGGGTCTAAGACCTATAGAATACAAGGTAGAATGGGGCAAATCCGCAGACCCAGAGAGGGTAAGAGAGCTTCTGAAAGAAAACCCAGAGTGCAAGGGTGTGCTCTTTCAAGTTTCAGAAACCTCCACTGGAGCATACCATCCAGCATCCGAGATAGGTAAGGTTTGCAAAGAGTTTAACGCCCTGTGTGTGGCGGACGCCATCACTGCACTTGGTGTTTATAATATAAAACCCTCTGAGTGGAACCTTGATGTGATAGTGGGTGGCTCTCAAAAGGGCTTTTTGCTCCCTCCTGGTCTTTCTGTGCTTTGGTTTTCCGAACGTGCAAAAGAAAGCCTTGTGGATAGAGCCTTCTACTTTAGCGTAAAGAGAGAGCTTTCTAAACAAAAGGAAGGTCAAACCGCATGGACGCCTGCCATAAGTCTGATACTTGCCATGAGAGAATCTCTACTTATGCTACTTGAAGAAGGCATGGAGAAGGTTGAAAAAAGACATAAAGCACTTTCAGAGGGAACTATAAGGGCATTGGAGACCTTGGGTCTAAGGAAATTTGCGGAAAATCCATCCCTTTCTGTAAGTGCCATATACTCCGAGAGGTCAGAAGACATAAGAAAAGAGCTTTTAAAACTTGGTATAAGGGTGGCAGGAGGGCAGGACAGTCTTAAGGGTAAAATATTCCGCATATCCCACATGGGCGTAGATCCCAAGGACGGTCTTATGCTTATTGGAATGCTTGAGGTAGTCCTCAAAAGGCTTGGCTTTGGCGTGGAGCTTGGAGAAGGAGTGAAGACCTACAGTCGAACCATTATGGAACACAAAATATGGTAA
- a CDS encoding DMT family transporter has product MLGLSLALLSSIFWGTNDYLSKRLLIKGLDENFTLWVRFPIAFLLLTPLGILYWDFNIKVLTYALIWLPLEVLGGVFFIKGLKYAPLSVAMSFYSFMPVFSALFGWLILSEEPSPIGMLGMSLVIFATLILVGFSPKEFFKKNRGVVYMILSTVFFGFNVVIGKASIIESNSLFFSWFYTLCMSFGTLVFVKPSEVFRKENYKHWEIPLLGFLFAVGDALYNLALLLTLSSYVASAERLSLLIAILYGKVLLKEETKRVVFPALLMIAGNTFMAFD; this is encoded by the coding sequence ATGCTTGGACTTTCTCTGGCTTTGCTATCCTCCATATTTTGGGGGACAAACGACTACCTTAGCAAAAGGCTTTTGATAAAGGGACTGGATGAAAACTTCACCCTGTGGGTTAGATTTCCCATAGCCTTCTTACTTCTTACACCCCTTGGCATTCTCTACTGGGACTTTAATATAAAGGTCTTGACTTATGCCCTAATATGGCTTCCTCTTGAAGTCCTCGGTGGCGTGTTTTTCATCAAAGGTTTGAAGTATGCACCCCTTTCTGTGGCCATGTCCTTTTATTCCTTTATGCCCGTCTTTTCTGCCCTCTTTGGCTGGCTTATTCTTTCCGAAGAGCCTTCTCCTATAGGTATGCTGGGTATGTCTTTGGTAATCTTCGCTACTTTAATTCTTGTAGGTTTTTCACCAAAAGAATTTTTCAAGAAAAACAGGGGAGTTGTCTACATGATCCTTTCCACTGTCTTCTTTGGCTTTAATGTAGTTATAGGCAAGGCGTCCATAATAGAGAGCAATAGCCTTTTCTTCAGCTGGTTTTATACCCTTTGTATGAGTTTTGGCACTTTGGTTTTTGTAAAACCTTCTGAAGTCTTCAGAAAAGAAAACTACAAGCATTGGGAAATACCTTTACTTGGATTCCTCTTTGCAGTAGGAGATGCTCTATACAATCTCGCCCTTTTGCTTACCCTTTCCTCTTACGTGGCATCCGCAGAAAGGCTTTCCTTGCTGATAGCTATTCTCTACGGAAAGGTGCTTCTGAAGGAAGAAACAAAGCGTGTAGTTTTTCCGGCTCTTCTTATGATAGCAGGTAACACTTTTATGGCTTTTGACTAA